Proteins co-encoded in one Lynx canadensis isolate LIC74 chromosome C1, mLynCan4.pri.v2, whole genome shotgun sequence genomic window:
- the LOC115521765 gene encoding histone-lysine N-methyltransferase PRDM16-like has protein sequence MRSKARARKLAKSDGDIVNNMHEPDPDLLAGESAEYETEDSVVSPTPMGPPSPFPTSEDFTPKEGSPYEAPVYIPEDIPIPPDFELRESSIPGAGLGVWAKKRMEIGERFGPYMVAPRATLKEADFGWEVSIPV, from the coding sequence GTGACGGCGACATTGTAAATAACATGCACGAGCCTGACCCAGACCTGCTGGCTGGCGAGAGCGCGGAGTACGAGACCGAGGACAGCGtcgtgtcccccacccccatggggccgccgtcccccttccccaccagcgAGGACTTCACCCCCAAGGAGGGCTCGCCGTACGAGGCCCCCGTCTACATTCCTGAGGACATTCCCATCCCGCCAGACTTTGAGCTCCGAGAGTCCTCTATCCCAGGGGCCGGCCTGGGGGTCTGGGCCAAGAAGAGGATGGAAATCGGGGAGAGGTTTGGCCCGTACATGGTGGCACCGCGGGCCACGTTGAAGGAGGCCGACTTTGGATGGGAGGTGAGCATTCCCGTGTGA